The Cucurbita pepo subsp. pepo cultivar mu-cu-16 chromosome LG18, ASM280686v2, whole genome shotgun sequence nucleotide sequence CTTATGAGCTCTCAACAGCGTGGAGAAAACCGAACAATAGTTAACGAAGAAAAACAGGACAGTAAGTAATCCGATACCTTAGACTCTCCTGTCTGTTTTAACTTGTCAGCATGCTTTGTGACACTTTGCAGGAAAAGCATATGCTTGATGGTTTTTTCGAGTAATGCATCTATGCTACACTGTTAAGAAATCGACACAAAATAGTTAGTTCATGAGAATCATAGATATGAAAGTGTTCGAAAGTTCGATGTATATTTGTAAAACGAATTACTTTTGCTCCATTTGGCACGATCTCCCGCAGTTCCTTTACGCGATCCTGTATCATCTGGCGATCTTTGGGCCTTGGTCTTGGGTTCTCTCCCGGTTTCAGCCTTTTACGACTCGATTTGTTCACTTCATCAGGCCTCTTAGAATAGGCTGTCGACACGCTACTGTCACGCTTCAAATTATCTCCCTGTTCAACCCATGAACTGATTTGAGATCCATATACTGAAGAACTTTGAGAACAATTTGCCAAATCATTATGTCTACAACCAGATCTGAAAGAGCTATTATCTAACGTCCCCACTTCACCCCGAGACTTAGGGACGCCGAAAACTCCCCTCTGCGCACTTGGCTGTCCATAAATCAAGCTACTCGGACCCGAGGAGCTACAGATTTTAGTCAATGTCGTCCTACAAGAAGTGCTATCATCTGAACTCTGCTTGATGGCAGAGTGACCTCTGGAAACTATAGCATCTAAAAGTTGGTCAGAGGCTGTCAATGAATTGGTTCCCGATTCAGGTATCGTTCTACATGTAGAAGAGACGTTTGAGCTCAAGCCAGCCTCGAGCGCGTTCATTATCTGAGATGCATTGGAATTCTGCCTGTCCTCGTTGTGCAGACTCTCAGATAAACTATTCCAGTTGTCACTGAGAAGTTTATTCTTATACTCCACACCGAGAATATCGAACAAGTCATCACCTGAAGAGGGTAGAGCACAAATTTGTTCGTTTTTAATATGCGGGAGTCTCGAGCTCTCAAATCCGTTAAAATGGTTCGAGTAATCATTAGCAAGACCAGACATGTAGTCATCCAAGGACACGACATTCTCCAGTTGAGTCCATGTAGTATTGAGAGCTTCAAATAAATCATTATCTGCTGATGGGGCTGCTTCCAAAATTGCTTTTCCACAGTTCTCTAGTGACCGTTGACTAGGCGTAACCGAACAACCTAGCCCACCAGATAAAGAAACCTCATCGGCCTTCGAATCGAGAGCATTTTGCACCTCGATTCCACCCTGCTTGCCCCCATGAACACCTTTTTCAGTTGCTCGACGGTCATCAGAAACAGAGACTGGAACTGAAAATGGCTTTGAACCAATAGTTTTCGTTTCCTTTGACTGCTTGCTTTCAACTAATGGATGATTGGTTGTAACGGAACTATTTTCGTTATCGATCGTTATGCCACCAGGTGCCACCAGTTGAGACGGGTTACAAGTATTTGATGAATTCAAGCCAGCTGAAAGATTCTGATTTCCCACTAATTTCAGGCTGCTATGCGCAACGGCCGATAGAAAGACACCAGATTGGGAGTTGTACAAAGAACTCGAAGAACCATGCTGGTGAAACCGTGCCTCAGTATTTGGAAGAATGACTTCAGCTCTGACACGTCCATACTCCAAATCGTCTCTTGAAGGGAGACTCGGCTTCATCGCTAAAGTATCGTTTGATAGACCAAGATTTTGATGAGGAATTGCCAGAGCTCGGGTCATGTAAGGATTTTTTTGCGACGTTGAAGAAGCAGCAAGATGATTATTAGACCAGATCTCTTGAAACAGCAAATTAGAAGGCTGATTGGACCTAGAAGCTAGCAATGAGTTGTCTTGTGGGTTGCAATTGCCATCCATGAATAAGGGATCCATCACGTCGCAACTTCGAGAAGGGTCCGTAAGTCCAGCCATTCGAGAAGGGTCTTTTCCATCATACGTCTCAGAAAGAAGAGCACCAGGCACAGACCCTAAATGTAGTATCAAACTCTTTACGTCGTTTACAAATGTCAAGTTCTCCATGATCTGAAGAAGCAATTCGAGAACATCATTAAGGGAACTCGGAAGTCTGATGAGGTAAAGCTAATACTCGATGTAATCGAACGATTTCTATAGTTCTCGGACTAATTGAAAATAGCTGATATGATAGTCAACCACTAGCATATTTACAGGGCAACTAATGGTATCATCCTCCAGATGTATGTTATAAGACAATTATTCAAAAGCCACAGGTACGAACAGAACTAACGCTTTAATGGGTACTCACCGAGAAGGACGAGCCCAGCTGTACGACTCCATGAGGAAGCACCGGAATAACTGCGACGGTCTGCAAATGAGATACAAAAGCTTTTCACGAAACTGTTCGAGGAAACAATTTTGTTACAGGGGATAGAAGATGTAGGAAAATCTATCAAACCTGCATTCCAGCTAAAAATTGTTGATGCAACTCATTAAGAACCTGAAAGCACATCCCAAAAGAATTAATGGTCAATGCAAAAATTTTGATCTATTTTCATCATGAACCTTTCACATCAACCATGTAAATTTAAGAGGTTAGAACATGATCAAAGAATGTAgcgagatcccacgttggttggaaaggggatcgaaacgttctttataaggttatggaaacctctccctaacgtgcgttttaaaaaccttgaggggaagcccgaaagggaaagcccaaagaggacagcaTCTGCtcagcagtgggtttgggctgatacaaatggtatcagagccagacaccgggcgatgtgtcagcctctAAGGGGGTGAACgtgaggcagtgtgccagcaaggacgttgagtCTCGAAAGGGAGTGGACTGggaggtctcacatcgattggagaagggaacgagtgccagcgaggacgctgggcctgaaggggggtggattgcgagatcctacatcaattggagaggggaacgaagcattctttacaagggtgtgaaaaactctccctaaccgacacttttaaaaaccttgagagaaagcccaaagagggcaatatctgctagaggtgggcttgagctgttacaaatggtatcagagtcaagaCACCGGGggatgtgtcagcaaggaggctgaatccttaaggggggtggacacgaggcggtacgccaacaaggacattggaccccgaagggggtggattgggggggtcccacatcgattggagaaggaaacgagtgccagcgaggacgctggccctgaaggggggtgtggattttgagatcccacatcggttggagaggggaacgaagcattgtttacaagggtgtagaaacctctccctagcagacgcgttttaaaaacctttaggggaagtccgaaagggaaagcccaaagatgacaatatctgctagcggtaggcttaggctgttacagaATGAGTCCAAGAAAGCAAGTTGGTTTCCAAAGGATGGAACCATTAAAACGTGGAATTACTCATAATCCCATTTCCATTGGACCATACATTCGTCGAGAATACTCGTGATTCCAACGACTTTATGAGCAGTAAAACATTTGATGCATACCTCTGGTGGATAAGCATCTCTGGTATAATTGCTTGACAGAATCCACTGATGGTTTCCTGTAAACGCAGCTCGCCCAACAATCCTGAAAACGACAAACGTGCATAGCATGTTCGGTTAAAACGAGTACcgaaaagaagaacaatagaGGATAATCGAGCTCTGGAAGGTGCTTACCCTTCACCTACTAAACTAATCTGTTTATTCAACATCATCTTGTTAATTAAGGAATAAAGTTTGTCGTCCACACGATTCGCCTGTTGTGAGGAGGAACTTTGGGAATACCCCCAACATCCTTCCCATTCCCCAAGGGGTAATTTGGAGCTCCCACTTCCAGATGACTCAAAGCTGGGTAAGAGCTGGTAATGGCATTCTTCCCAAATCAGGAGCCTGCAAGTCCAAAATGCCTTACATTTATGCTCAAAGATAACAACTGCCACATTAAACTAAAGATTTCAAATCGAAACGAAGCACTACGATATCTTCATTGCCTCAGTAcattgagaaaagaaaactgtAACGacacaagcccaccgctagcagatattgttctctttggatttCCCCTGTCGAGCTTCCCTTCataaacgcgtctgctagggagaggcttccacacccttataaggaatgttttgttcccctctccaaccgacgtgggatctcataattcaccccccttgggagcccaacatcctcggtagcacaccgcccagtgtctagctctaataccattcgtaacagcccaagctcaccgctagcatatattgtcctctttggtctttccCTTTAAGACTTCTCCTCataaacgtgtctgttagggagaggtttccacacctttataaggaatgttttgttccccctctccaactaatgtgggatctcataatccaccccctttggaagcccagcatccttgctggcacacctccccatgtttggctctgataccatttgtaacaacccaagatCACCAtaagcatatattgtcctttttcGACTTTTCCttccggacttcccctcaTAAACGCGTCTCtatggagagatttccacacccttataccgactgcttcgttcccctctccaaccgatgtgggatctcataatccaccccccttggaaccccagcgtcctcgctagcacaccgcccgatgtcaagctctaataccatttgtaacaacccaagcccaccgctaacatatattgtcctctttgggctttccctttcaagcttcccctcgtaaacgcatctactagggagagatttccacacccttataaggaatgcttcgttcccctctccaaccgatgtgggatctcataatccaccccccttggaaccccagcgtcctcgctagcacaccgcccgatgtcaagctctaataccatttgtaacaacccaagcccaccgctaacatatattgtcctctttgggctttccctttcaagcttcccctcgtaaacgcatctactagggagagatttccacacccttataaggaatgcttcgttcccctctccaaccgatgtgggatctcataatccaccccccttggaaccccagcgtcctcgctagcacaccgcccgatgtcaagctctaataccatttgtaacaacccaagcccaccgctaacatatattgtcctctttcagctttccctttcgaacttcccctcataaacacgtctactagggagagatttccacacccttataagaactgctttgttcccctctccaaccgatatgagatctcataatccaccccccttggaaccccagcatcctcgctagcacaccgcccgatgtctggttACGCTACCCTTTGTAACAgaccaagcccaccgctagcatatattgtcctctttcagctttcccttttgagcttcccctcctAAACACGTcagctagggagagatttccacacccttataaggaatgcttcgatcccctctccaaccgatgcagaatctcacaaaaacaaatcAGTCAAAGGATCTAAAAAGTATGAACATCTAACTCTATTCCCTCGCCCAAGCAAAGACAAACATATTACTCAAAGACCAGCTGGTCTTAAAAAGCAAACGCCACTCCACAAAACATGATATCAGAAAAGCCAAAGCCAAAGCCAAAGGCCATTAATCTTCAGAACAAAGCAGAATCCATCCAAAAAATCAGCTAAAAAGGGATAAAGAAGCAAGTAAAAGGCCACATATCAAACAATCTGCTTTAACCAATCATGTGAACTACTCAACACAACACAAGCTACCAAAACAACATGAATCCAAACCTAATTAATGAACTTCCCACTTTAAAGGATTCAAAGACAGTAATCTCTAGGCcactttttaacttttcttccccttttccttTCTAGATTGAACTAAACTCCAACAAAGCAATCAAACCCAGATCCCATTAAGGATATTCCTATGctccaaacaaaaatcaaaaacaTGGGATTTCATGGGGTTTTGGAGAACAAATCTTACTTGGAATTTTGGCAACCGATCTTCCAGAACACAGCATAACACCACTGATTCGAACCACAAAGAGCCTTGAGCGTTTCTTTAAGCGAAAACCTCATAGCTACCGAAGCAATTTTATACAATACCCAATACAAAACATGCACGAAACAGTAGAGAACAAGAACATAAAATGCTCAAGCGCTGATGAGACCGTATATTTCTCAAgctatttcaaatttcccaTTCTAATTTCTAACTTCCACGACACGATCCTCTCCCTGCCTGCTTCGTTCTCAAACCACCGCTTCTCTTCCTAACTGGGTCAATATTTCCCACAATTCTTCTCCGGAAAGCCATGCTCCGGCGAGCCGAAAGCTTGAAAAACAGAGAGGAAAAGGTGGAGTGGGAGAGAAACAGAGCAGGAATAGCGACAAGCGCTTTCTCCCAAAGCGCCTACACTATTCCACAGGTCTGAATCTTGTAGACTGCCATGATCTGCTCCATTTCTGAGCTCAGGGAAGAATTAAAAAGGGTGGGAATCAAAATCCGTGAAGAGCAGGGAATTTGAGCTCAAGATGAAGAACTGGGTCGATTCAGAGTGGAAATGGGTGTTGATTCTTCCAGTTAATTGCGATGAAAATGGGTTTCTTTGAGATTCGAACCTGGGTCTGTTcagttcttccttcttcttcctccttcctCCTCTTTCACTTTGGCTCTGCAAATTTCTCTCGTAATCACTCTGTGAGAAAAGCTCTGCAACTGCGGTGAAGTCCACCATAAAAAGAACACAAGGAGAAAAGGTGAGCTTCCCAAAAAAGGCTCGGATTTCCTATTATTTACAAAAGTGCCACTCTaccttttattatattttattagtacgaaattaccattttaaccTTCCAAGAAAAACATTTCTATATAACCGGAATTCTTAgagctaaattattaaaaaaaagtaaaaaaaaaagaaaaataaactttgaaatattatGAATTAACTGAGAGCAATTGCTCGTCTTGTTTCTTACATCGCTCGAACTACTTCATAAAGacaaaattttagttgaaacTGCACTTCGTCTATCTGTTCACTTCTTGAAATTacatttttgtcctttttcgtgtaataaatactattttttgtCATTCTCGTTTTATTAATCTATTTTTCTCGATCTAACCATTAAAAGAGAGCtaacaatttttataagaaccaaatttcaataaaagggtgattatatatatagttaaaaaCGTATTTCGTCCATCTatctatttcttaaaattacatttttgtcctttttccgtgtaaatatatacttttatctTCCGTCCTCCATATAtttatctaatatatttatacgtcacataatattttaagtcaataataataattattataatcaaaatttaaatatcaaatttgtaatttaggtaaatttgaattttatataaatttgtgAGTGGAGGGGTAATTATATTTGGGGAGGCTGCAGGAGGTTCAGAGTGTGGACACGTGTTGGGATGTGGTTGGGCAGTGATGCAGTGCGGATCGCTGTTGCGGTGACGTCAGATACTAGATTGCCCTtacctttttgtttaattaccCTTATGTCCcctccataaaaaaaaactattttctttttttctttttattttattttattttattttattttattttattttattttgtaatgcAACCTTACTTTTTAATGctttcgagaaaaaaaaaacggggcgcaaaaaaatatatataataaataaataaaagagcaCGTGTCACCTACCATATTCCTTCTTTGtgcaatatttaaaaaatattcataatttcattattttattcacCATTTCGATCAGTATTCCAAATTCGGATTCGACACCTGATGATCCCGACATTCTCCAATGATATAGTCTGTGTTACTTacgttaggatcgcacaacaacacacactcgatctaaaTGAACACAAGGAACAGAAGAGAATCGTACAACAACAAAGAGGATCATATCTGACGTCACGTGCGAGGTGTTGTGGACTTATTGAACTCGGTTCAATTGGATTGATTGGGACCAATTTGACTGTTTCATTCATTCGGCACGTGCAAGGTGTAGGTGTGGTTGCTCAATAGAGGATTACAACTCTAATTTTTTCGAGACTCCGAGAGGTgcagaaaaaattattagtcgaaaaatcatttaaaattaaatgattttaaaaatatttaaaagtaaataactGTTTTTTAAAGGACTTTTTAGCAATAATGGTGAGGGTATATTCTAGCAAGTTCAAAGTACATTCACCTTTGCCGTATTAtaactttttctaattttgtttaaattaatttattgaattattgcATGTGACTTACtcgacattttttaaaatttataaatttattagacacaaaattaaaaatttaacgtCGTactagaaacaaaattattgaatatattggtcaatttaaaaaagattaaacttataatttaaagaaagaacgtattataacagctcaagcccgctagtaaatatttaaCGTCGTACTAGGCTCAGCGTCACAGGCATTCTTGTACAAGGCGTGTGGCCCATTGTCGCATGCCCGTGACACGCCAAAACCCTTTCATTGTACTactttattgttttcttttactgttttcatgttgtattatttcttttttgttttctttaagagtACGACGTTTCAGCGAGATCATGTCTACGCCtggtagacatgaaatgcctcaaaatgtaccaAAGGgagatgtgactagttgtcaaattcatcCTACCTAAAAAGTTATATACTGTTTAAaccgttgttgttgcctttttgttTGCATGTTATATAACACCACTCTCgatctctctctcaatcttgctttcaaCCAATGTTGGCTTAACACCACTCGAGGTTTGAATACATGTTGTCCAACCATAGGCAACATGGTCAGAAGTTGGCTTGACTCACTCAGTACTGAAAGTGAGTGCCACCAATCGCCAAATCCGCTACCAATCAAAATTGTGAGACCCAgcgttcttgttggcacatcacccggtgtttggctctgataccatctgtaatagcccaagtccaccactgaCAAATATTATTCGTTTTAACTCGCTACGTATccccgtcaacctcacggtctactagggagaggtttgcaCATTtctataaggaatatttcgttttctttccaaccaacgtgagatctAGCACGTACCGATCAttaaacaaaccaaaaaaaacataatcgaacaaagatattttaataaagaaatctTAGGTTGTGGTCGAAAACAATTTggattcttctctttctctctctaatatattaaaaatggtcCATTGAGTGTAATCAAGTATGTGCATGTTGCACctattttttaacctaatcTTTAGCtatctcttctttttatattttatattttcaccAACATATATTATATCACATTCCtttctactctttttttattttattttttaaattaggtcataatcattttttatttccaaattatcaatttatttatatcataatatcccaatatttttctttaatcgcTTTAATTCTAAGTTTTAATAAATGGTGCTCGGGTTTCGGGTTTCTAGCTACCTCATAGCCAATGGCATTTGTTCCATCACTATCGTGGATCGTGGTTGAAGGTTATGTGGCTCGTCTCGTGTTCTAACGTTGTAGCCTTGAAGGAAAAACCCTAGAGGAAAGATGCACGAGGAAGAAAAGGGTATGAACCGGTCTATTTTGAACTGGGAATTGACCTATCTAGTTTAATATGATCGACTGGTTCAGTCTAGTTGAACTCATCTGATTTGCTCTACGATGAAAGAGTCACTCCCTGTATGTTTATGTTCTGATCTATAGAATCATGTCTACATGTTTGGAACATACATGACAAGGTCACTCCCTGAATATACACGATATGATCTATAGGGTCGTATTCTCTCACTATGCCATTTGTTCCATCACTATCGTGGATCGCGGTTGGAGGTTATGTGGCTCGTCTCGTATTCTAACGTTGTAGCCTTGAAGGAAAAACCCTAGAGGAAAGATGCACAGGAAGAAAATGGTATGAAATGGTCTAGTTTTAATCGATTGGTACGGTCTGGTTGGAATTGACCTGTCTAGTTCAATGTGATTGGTTGGTTCAGTCTAGTTGAACTCGTCTGATTAAATTGTTATGATTTGATCTACGTATGACAAAGTCACTCCCAGTATGTTTATGTTCTGATCTATAGAATCATGTCTATATGTTTGGAACATACATGATAAGATCACTCCCTGAATATACAGGATATGATCTATAGGGTCGTGTTctatatgtttatgatacacACGATGATGTCACAACACGTTGCATGTTTTATTCTTTGGTACCAACCACGAGTCGTTACAATTTGTATCATAGCTCGTAGATTCGTTTTACATTATAAGCATCAGCTCTCTCTATAGCTCGACTCAAAGAAAACGTCCTGCCACAACTAAGTATCTGGTTACCAAACGAGTAGCTAAAAATATAGAATCGAACGTAAACACGTAAGATACTTTTAAacgtaattaaattaatataaaaaagttgtACGATGAAGAGATATTCATTTTAGttgaataaaaacaaacaaataactCCAATTTGTGAAtctaatgaagaaaataattatttaatatttttcaatcatattttaaaatccaaatattattatttattattattattaaaaatagaatgattCTGGACTCTACACTGACATTGTCAGTATGCTGTCCccctttaattaattaatttttaattacaatatttttaaattattatttatcaaattaatttaaaaaaatctcgaaattttaaccattaattttgaaaataattacccAATGCCCAAAAAATCCCCTTTGCCAACGCagcattatttatttatttatttaaataatttaagttttaaactCCGCATGCCGGTGAAAAGTGAAAAGTGAAGGTGAGTTTAGACCGTTGATTGGTTACGTACTTTGAGAATCAATGGCTGAGATGGCGTATGGGAGATTTGCAAACTCCCAAAATACTGGTCAGAATTGCACTGATTGTTTTTTATTGGGTTGGTGAGTGACTGACGGGtcagtttaattttatttgtttttttaatagataatAATGGTTAAGGGGCATAAAAAGGAGGAGCCAACATTAGTTGGGAGACACATGAAAGGGtgattcttataaataaaaaaaaattaacattaaaaaaaaaaaaaacatttttttagtacacGGTCCGATTGAGTTTGTGACGAGCAGCTCAAACATTCATGACTCGTAATGTATCACTTGGGTTGGTTGAGTTGACCCGATtagaaaaatgtcaacctCAAACCAAACagaatttttagttttctaaaaaattcaacgtaattgaaccaagaaaaatctaactcaaccTGACTTTTatcgagtcatatgaacaccgCTCGTGTCTTTTAACACTAATGTAATTTTGTTAAAGATTACTCTTATTCAAATACGATCTCGGTTCAGTCATATAtctgtacttttttttttttatcaaatttcaatttttaaaaattccttaatgatattaatattttttttttaatttttctatgcAATCAtaccttttttaattataaaagagTATAATTTACTCCATCAGAACTATCatttcaatataaataaataaatggatgtagaaatataaaataattatgataataataactttaaaataataataataatatatttacctCGTACATTAATGTCGTATAATATCTAATAAAGTTATCCATTTTTACCTTCATTCTCAAACATTTCGTGTGATACTCGAGTAAATGAGCAGTAGATAAATGAACCTAAACTACATTTGAATCAGAGAGATCTTAACCGTTAAAAATGTACGATAGAATTGATAGTTACTATTTATATCAATAAGGTACGTCTTTTCAGCGACTTAatgatataaattataaaattaagtgTATTTGACTCGGACCAGTTCCATTTTAGGTAGCCTCCTAAGAATTGTCACGGGAAATAAACGTATTCAAGCTCTCGTTCATATGTGATcttgattcattcatatatctcaagtttactcgggtgtcacagTCACATTCATAACTTATGTCATTTTCGGGAATTAAATCACAAATCCATAACACATACACATTCGTGCAAGCAATATAATGATCAAATATATCATCATGAGCGAACAATGTTCTAGCATAGGCAAACAATAAGAAAATGCGGAAACGTTTTCATATTATTGTCGTAGCTTAACTTGAGTATAATTTAAGTGATTAAGACATATATAATCGATCGAGAGGTCAGAAGTTTGAATCTTTATgttgttaaatttaaatgattaagACATATATAATCGATCAAGAAAACACGTAAGCTGATAGTAAtgcgtaacgagccaaagcggacaacaTTTACTAGTAgtggatttgggctgttacaaatggtattagagctagaagTCGAGCGGTGTACTAGTAAGGATGTTCGGGACCtaaatggggtggattgtgagatcccacatcgctTGGAGATGGGGACTATGCATTTCTCgcaagggtgtagaaacctctcccaaacagatgcattttaaaaccgtgagactgacgacgatacgtaacgagccaaaacgaacgatatttgctagtggtgggttacTTAATCTCAATTTAAACGTTacttaaaactttattaaattgattttcatCATCATTCTTCTAGAACATCATACGTCACTCTTAACCGACCATTTGAACTGTTTCGACGAAAAGGAGATTCTTAAGGATTACAGACAATCTTATTACAGATACTTCAAAAAAGCCATAAATGTTCGTTGAAAGTCAAGCTTATTAgtcaacaaaagtttcgaaaaagtTCCATACAACATTTGAAAATCTTACGAGATCATATAAAATCCATAATTAAACATTGGTAGGgcaaaaaaattactttattttttattatttatttttttttcttatttattatagCTCAAATCTTTGACTAAATggtaaatgaaaattataatcgGAAAAGcgatcaaatatttataaaaaagttgGATCTTTGACCCCACAAGATTTTCAAACGTCAATTTCTCACTCGGTTCGTTTGAGTTTATCCACAGCGTTCAGCTGACTTACACTGATTGACCCAGTTGATCATCGTGGTCGGTATGGACCTCAAAACAACCTCTAGCCTCTTAATTTTTATGGTCACTAGAGGAACAACTATCtctacaaaccaacacgagttctttcaacatgctttgttctcggtcgtt carries:
- the LOC111780090 gene encoding transcription factor LHW-like, with translation MRFSLKETLKALCGSNQWCYAVFWKIGCQNSKLLIWEECHYQLLPSFESSGSGSSKLPLGEWEGCWGYSQSSSSQQANRVDDKLYSLINKMMLNKQISLVGEGIVGRAAFTGNHQWILSSNYTRDAYPPEVLNELHQQFLAGMQTVAVIPVLPHGVVQLGSSFSIMENLTFVNDVKSLILHLGSVPGALLSETYDGKDPSRMAGLTDPSRSCDVMDPLFMDGNCNPQDNSLLASRSNQPSNLLFQEIWSNNHLAASSTSQKNPYMTRALAIPHQNLGLSNDTLAMKPSLPSRDDLEYGRVRAEVILPNTEARFHQHGSSSSLYNSQSGVFLSAVAHSSLKLVGNQNLSAGLNSSNTCNPSQLVAPGGITIDNENSSVTTNHPLVESKQSKETKTIGSKPFSVPVSVSDDRRATEKGVHGGKQGGIEVQNALDSKADEVSLSGGLGCSVTPSQRSLENCGKAILEAAPSADNDLFEALNTTWTQLENVVSLDDYMSGLANDYSNHFNGFESSRLPHIKNEQICALPSSGDDLFDILGVEYKNKLLSDNWNSLSESLHNEDRQNSNASQIMNALEAGLSSNVSSTCRTIPESGTNSLTASDQLLDAIVSRGHSAIKQSSDDSTSCRTTLTKICSSSGPSSLIYGQPSAQRGVFGVPKSRGEVGTLDNSSFRSGCRHNDLANCSQSSSVYGSQISSWVEQGDNLKRDSSVSTAYSKRPDEVNKSSRKRLKPGENPRPRPKDRQMIQDRVKELREIVPNGAKCSIDALLEKTIKHMLFLQSVTKHADKLKQTGESKIIRKEGGHFLKDNFEGGATWAFEVGSQTMVCPIIVEDLNPPRQMLVEMLCEERGFFLEIADLIRGMGLTILKGVMEARDDKIWARFAVEANRDVTRMEIFMSLVHLLEQTLKGNNVSMVNAIDNSHMIVHNSFPQSTPISATGRPGSLQ